From Girardinichthys multiradiatus isolate DD_20200921_A chromosome 3, DD_fGirMul_XY1, whole genome shotgun sequence, the proteins below share one genomic window:
- the LOC124866285 gene encoding uncharacterized protein LOC124866285 produces MQIGTLTKGGISLPVYRCARGSTSLESFHLHLDHFIPGTSSSARYFQAFLVDGMVRWNEDCAAAAAPADAAETRTSLHSYCGHLKHALNQKSQWVLGHQMVEDFTKPASYTGELIGLEYLFRQTGSVFEEINLDPDAPDEGAAVSTLEDEDEGIQSDEGDPTIFPPDSSSSSSSSSSMAASQSGAPRSESPPSSPEVSGSQAPPLQNSSECVTSAVQPLSGHWTACRREKHHQVSIYKSPVASDFFGITKFQKNTVVKVESYLYVSTAGNRQL; encoded by the exons ATGCAGATTGGGACGCTGACGAAAGGCGGCATCAGCCTCCCAGTCTATCGCTGTGCGAGGGGATCAACCTCTCTGGAGTCTTTCCACCTCCACCTGGACCACTTCATCCCAG GGACATCTTCTAGTGCCAGGTACTTTCAGGCGTTCCTTGTGGACGGAATGGTCAGGTGGAATGAGGATTGTGCAGCGGCAGCGGCGCCTGCGGATGCAGCTGAAACAAGGACGTCTCTGCATTCCTACTGTGGCCACCTCAAACACGCCCTCAACCAGAAGAGCCAATGGGTGCTTGGACATCAGATGGTTGAGGATTTCACCAAGCCCGCTTCATATACAG gTGAACTCATCGGGCTCGAGTACCTGTTCCGGCAGACGGGCAGTGTGTTTGAGGAGATCAACTTGGATCCTGACGCTCCGGATGAGGGTGCTGCCGTTTCCACCCTTGAGGATGAGGATGAGGGGATACAATCCGATGAGGGGGACCCCACCATCTTCCCACCagattcctcctcctcctcctcctcctcctcctctatgGCAGCATCCCAGTCAGGTGCACCCAGGTCTGAGTCACCCCCTTCCTCTCCCGAAGTATCTGGAAGCCAGGCTCCTCCTCTCCAGAACTCCTCAGAGTGCGTGACCTCAGCTGTGCAACCACTTTCTGGTCACTGGACAGCCTGCAGAAGGGAGAAACATCACCAAGTCAGCATATACAAAAGTCCAGTTGCATCAGATTTTTTTGGGATTACTAAGTTCCAAAAAAACACGGTTGTTAAGGTTGAGTCTTACTTGTACGTGAGTACAGCGGGGAACAGGCAGCTATAG